Proteins encoded within one genomic window of Brassica rapa cultivar Chiifu-401-42 chromosome A09, CAAS_Brap_v3.01, whole genome shotgun sequence:
- the LOC103840022 gene encoding tRNA pseudouridine(38/39) synthase isoform X2: MTMSGGDGRDSELASLRNRVKELEAENAKLLSQVSSCQCQQHDDVPVLDSGSLVRRSRRGRKRADKSIPIHLISKRYVALKIMYFGKRFYGFSAEAQMEPSIESEIFKALERTRLLVGDIKESNYSRCGRTDKGVSSTGQVIALFLRSRLKTPSIDSEAHANEKINARPEYDYVRVLNRALPDDIRVLGWSPVPVDFHARFSCSAREYKYFFWRQNLNLSAMDIAGKKFIGEHDFRNFCKMDVANVHCYTRRVTFFDVSPCQNSHEGDQLCTFTMRGSAFLWHQVRAMVAVLFMIGQGVESVDVIDTLLDTKKTPKKPQYLLASEIPLVLRTCEFENVNFICSSGALESLRSHFKKESLTYQLESVIFQEALRNCLPIGNDEISCNIEEKKKKAAIHVPLLSRPTEPSYEERSAKLKPRQEETCPV; the protein is encoded by the exons ATGACTATGTCCGGCGGCGATGGCCGAGACTCCGAATTAGCGTCTCTCCGTAATCGCGTCAAG GAGTTAGAGGCGGAGAATGCCAAATTGCTATCACAGGTTTCAAGCTGCCAATGCCAACAG catGATGATGTGCCTGTGTTAGATTCTGGGAGTTTAGTTAGGAGAAGCAGGAGAGGTAGAAAAAGAGCTGATAAAAGCATACCCATCCATCTTATCTCAAAGAGATATGTTGCTCTCAAAATCATGTATTTTGGCAAGAG ATTCTATGGCTTTTCTGCCGAAGCACAGATGGAACCAAGTATTGAG TCAGAAATTTTCAAAGCACTAGAAAGGACACGGCTTTTAGTTGGTGACATTAAGGAGTCTAATTACTCCAGGTGCGGGAGAACAGATAAAGGTGTTTCTTCAACAGGTCAG GTGATTGCTTTGTTTCTAAGGTCCAGACTCAAGACTCCTTCTATAGACTCTGAAGCCCATGCTAATGAGAAAATTAATGCAA gACCAGAATATGATTATGTAAGAGTGTTGAATCGTGCTCTCCCTGATGACATCCGAGTTTTGGGATGGTCTCCCGTTCCCGTTGACTTTCATGCAAG GTTTAGTTGCTCGGCTAGAGAATACAAATATTTCTTCTGGAGACAAAACCTAAATCTTTCG GCCATGGACATTGCTGGCAAGAAGTTCATTGGAGAGCATGATTTCAGGAACTTTTGCAAGATGGACGTTGCAAATGTGCATTGCTATACACGACGTGTTACTTTCTTTGATGTCTCTCCTTGTCAAAATAG TCACGAGGGTGATCAGCTTTGCACATTTACAATGAGAGGCAGTGCTTTCCTTTGGCACCAGGTTCGCGCCATGGTCGCTGTGCTATTCATGATTGGACAGGGCGTCGAATCGGTTGAT GTGATAGATACATTGTTGGACACCAAGAAAACGCCAAAAAAGCCTCAATACCTCTTGGCCTCGGAGATCCCCTTAGTCCTCCGTACATGCGAATTCGAAAATGTGAACTTCATTTGTTCTTCAG GTGCTTTAGAGTCATTGAGATCTCATTTCAAGAAAGAGTCGCTGACGTACCAACTAGAGTCCGTGATTTTCCAGGAGGCTCTCCGGAACTGTTTACCTATAGGCAATG ATGAAATCTCATGTAATattgaagaaaagaagaagaaagcagcAATACACGTTCCTCTATTATCTCGACCAACTGAGc CTTCGTATGAAGAACGATCTGCGAAATTGAAACCCAGACAAGAAGAAACATGTCCTGTGTAG
- the LOC103840022 gene encoding tRNA pseudouridine(38/39) synthase isoform X1: protein MTMSGGDGRDSELASLRNRVKELEAENAKLLSQVSSCQCQQVHLKHDDVPVLDSGSLVRRSRRGRKRADKSIPIHLISKRYVALKIMYFGKRFYGFSAEAQMEPSIESEIFKALERTRLLVGDIKESNYSRCGRTDKGVSSTGQVIALFLRSRLKTPSIDSEAHANEKINARPEYDYVRVLNRALPDDIRVLGWSPVPVDFHARFSCSAREYKYFFWRQNLNLSAMDIAGKKFIGEHDFRNFCKMDVANVHCYTRRVTFFDVSPCQNSHEGDQLCTFTMRGSAFLWHQVRAMVAVLFMIGQGVESVDVIDTLLDTKKTPKKPQYLLASEIPLVLRTCEFENVNFICSSGALESLRSHFKKESLTYQLESVIFQEALRNCLPIGNDEISCNIEEKKKKAAIHVPLLSRPTEPSYEERSAKLKPRQEETCPV from the exons ATGACTATGTCCGGCGGCGATGGCCGAGACTCCGAATTAGCGTCTCTCCGTAATCGCGTCAAG GAGTTAGAGGCGGAGAATGCCAAATTGCTATCACAGGTTTCAAGCTGCCAATGCCAACAGGTGCACTTGA agcatGATGATGTGCCTGTGTTAGATTCTGGGAGTTTAGTTAGGAGAAGCAGGAGAGGTAGAAAAAGAGCTGATAAAAGCATACCCATCCATCTTATCTCAAAGAGATATGTTGCTCTCAAAATCATGTATTTTGGCAAGAG ATTCTATGGCTTTTCTGCCGAAGCACAGATGGAACCAAGTATTGAG TCAGAAATTTTCAAAGCACTAGAAAGGACACGGCTTTTAGTTGGTGACATTAAGGAGTCTAATTACTCCAGGTGCGGGAGAACAGATAAAGGTGTTTCTTCAACAGGTCAG GTGATTGCTTTGTTTCTAAGGTCCAGACTCAAGACTCCTTCTATAGACTCTGAAGCCCATGCTAATGAGAAAATTAATGCAA gACCAGAATATGATTATGTAAGAGTGTTGAATCGTGCTCTCCCTGATGACATCCGAGTTTTGGGATGGTCTCCCGTTCCCGTTGACTTTCATGCAAG GTTTAGTTGCTCGGCTAGAGAATACAAATATTTCTTCTGGAGACAAAACCTAAATCTTTCG GCCATGGACATTGCTGGCAAGAAGTTCATTGGAGAGCATGATTTCAGGAACTTTTGCAAGATGGACGTTGCAAATGTGCATTGCTATACACGACGTGTTACTTTCTTTGATGTCTCTCCTTGTCAAAATAG TCACGAGGGTGATCAGCTTTGCACATTTACAATGAGAGGCAGTGCTTTCCTTTGGCACCAGGTTCGCGCCATGGTCGCTGTGCTATTCATGATTGGACAGGGCGTCGAATCGGTTGAT GTGATAGATACATTGTTGGACACCAAGAAAACGCCAAAAAAGCCTCAATACCTCTTGGCCTCGGAGATCCCCTTAGTCCTCCGTACATGCGAATTCGAAAATGTGAACTTCATTTGTTCTTCAG GTGCTTTAGAGTCATTGAGATCTCATTTCAAGAAAGAGTCGCTGACGTACCAACTAGAGTCCGTGATTTTCCAGGAGGCTCTCCGGAACTGTTTACCTATAGGCAATG ATGAAATCTCATGTAATattgaagaaaagaagaagaaagcagcAATACACGTTCCTCTATTATCTCGACCAACTGAGc CTTCGTATGAAGAACGATCTGCGAAATTGAAACCCAGACAAGAAGAAACATGTCCTGTGTAG